The genome window CCGTCAAAACGAGCGTATTCAGGACCAACTTACGGCATTGCAGGACGCCCTGCAGGACATCAACGATACCCTGCACAATATCACCCAGGAAACGCAGAAACGTCTGCAAACTCTGCTGGCATTGGCGCATCAGTGGATGGAAGAGTACGACCGCACCTTTGGACGGGGCGGATAAGTCAATTATGCGCGTCATCGGCACGGCTGGTCACGTTGATCATGGGAAATCCACGCTGGTTGCTGCCCTCACCGGCATTCATCCTGACCGATTGAAGGAAGAGCAAGAGCGCGAGATGACCATTGACCTCGGCTTTGCCTGGATGACCCTGCCATCCGGCGAGTCGGTGGGGATTGTGGACGTGCCGGGACATCGCGATTTCATCGAAAACATGCTTGCCGGTGTAGGGGGCATTGATGCGGCTTTATTCGTTGTAGCAGTGGACGAAGGCATCATGCCACAAACCCGCGAACACCTTGCCATTCTGGATTTACTGCAAATTCCCGCGGGAGTGATTGCCCTGACCAAAGCCGATCTGGCACCCGATGCCGAATGGCTGGATTGGGTGCGTGCGGATGTGCAACATGCTGTACACGGCACGGTTCTGGAAAATGCCCCGATTGTCCCTGTTTCAGCCCGGACGGGTGAAGGGCTGGCTCAACTCGTCAGCGCGCTGGAAGCCTGCCTGGCTCAGCAGCCACCCCGCCCCGACCTGAAACGCCCCCGACTGCCGATTGATCGCGTCTTTACCATCTCGGGCTTCGGAACCATCGTCACCGGCACCCTGCTGGATGGCAGTTTTCGCGTGGGCGAGGACGTGGAAATCCTCCCCGGTGGACTGCGCGGACGCATTCGCGGACTGCAAACCCACAAAACCAAAGAACAAACGGCTGTGCCGGGAAGCCGCACCGCCATCAACATCAGTGGTGTGAACGTCGATGAGGTACGCCGCGGGCAGGTGGTGGCACACCCGGGGACGTATCAACCCACCCAGGTGCTGGACGTGCACTTTCGCCTGCTTCCTGATCTCAGCCTGCCCCTGCGCCATTCCAGCGAGGTCAAACTTTTCCTGGGCAGTGCTGAAGTCATTGCGCGTGTGCGCTTGCTGGGCAAGGAGGTCTTAAATCCCGGCGAAGAGGGCTGGCTTCAACTGGTATTGCGCGAGCCGGTGGTAGCAGTGCGTGGCGACCGCTACATCCTGCGGCGTCCATCCCCTGCCGAAACTCTGGGTGGCGGCGAGGTGCTCGATCCGCATCCCCCCAAACTGTACCGCCGCTTTGACACGGCAGTTCTCCAGCGCCTGCAAGCCCTACGGGAAGGCAACCCGGAAGAAATCGTTCTTGAAGCCTTACAGCGTGCGGGAATTGCGCCCTTGAAAGAGGCACTCAGCCACACCCGAATGAGTTCCGAACGCTTGGCCCCCGCATTACAGTACTTGCTTGAAAAAGAAAGCGTGGTTTTACTCGAAGAAGGTGTCCCCTCTCCGGAAAGCGACCTGCTGGCAACTACCCGGGAAAAATGGCAGATGGAATGCGACCGCTTGCAAAAGGAAATGCAAGCCTTTCACTCCCGCTTTTCTTTGAGACGCGGTATTCCCCGCGAGGAATTGAAAAGCCGCTTAAAAATGCCGGCACGGGTTTTCAATGCCTGCTTGAGACGCTGGGTACAGGAAGGACGGCTACGGGAAGAGGGCACCTCTCTGGCTTTGCCTGCTTTCAAGGTACAGTTTACCCCTCAGCAACAGATGCTTATTGACCGCCTGCTGAACCGGTTTGCCTCGGCACCCTTTACGCCTCCCTCGGTCAGAGAAGCACAGACAGAGGTAGGTGAAGAAATCTATCAGGCGCTGGTTGAAAGTGGCAGGCTGGTACAGGTCTCGCCGGATGTGGTCTTCCGCAAGGAAGATTACGACACCATGCTCGACTGGGTCAAGCGTCACTTTCAACACTCCCCTACCCTCACCGTCATAGAATTTCGCGACGCGCTGAATACCACCCGCAAATACGCGCTGGGCTTTCTGGAGCATCTGGATACTATCGGGGTCACCGTGCGAGAAGGCGATTACCGCAAACTGCGCTGAGCCAATTTGCGAAAATGGCTTCGGGCTGGTATGATTGGGCG of Anaerolinea thermophila UNI-1 contains these proteins:
- the selB gene encoding selenocysteine-specific translation elongation factor; this encodes MRVIGTAGHVDHGKSTLVAALTGIHPDRLKEEQEREMTIDLGFAWMTLPSGESVGIVDVPGHRDFIENMLAGVGGIDAALFVVAVDEGIMPQTREHLAILDLLQIPAGVIALTKADLAPDAEWLDWVRADVQHAVHGTVLENAPIVPVSARTGEGLAQLVSALEACLAQQPPRPDLKRPRLPIDRVFTISGFGTIVTGTLLDGSFRVGEDVEILPGGLRGRIRGLQTHKTKEQTAVPGSRTAINISGVNVDEVRRGQVVAHPGTYQPTQVLDVHFRLLPDLSLPLRHSSEVKLFLGSAEVIARVRLLGKEVLNPGEEGWLQLVLREPVVAVRGDRYILRRPSPAETLGGGEVLDPHPPKLYRRFDTAVLQRLQALREGNPEEIVLEALQRAGIAPLKEALSHTRMSSERLAPALQYLLEKESVVLLEEGVPSPESDLLATTREKWQMECDRLQKEMQAFHSRFSLRRGIPREELKSRLKMPARVFNACLRRWVQEGRLREEGTSLALPAFKVQFTPQQQMLIDRLLNRFASAPFTPPSVREAQTEVGEEIYQALVESGRLVQVSPDVVFRKEDYDTMLDWVKRHFQHSPTLTVIEFRDALNTTRKYALGFLEHLDTIGVTVREGDYRKLR